In the Topomyia yanbarensis strain Yona2022 chromosome 3, ASM3024719v1, whole genome shotgun sequence genome, one interval contains:
- the LOC131687436 gene encoding uncharacterized protein LOC131687436 has protein sequence MSKHMRDKYVATCNKRKREKVVVNAEEPPRNAVSDAERMRQYRQRKKLARETDVSGSGTETDRSSQLVAGIDINTNADRSANHIMRVSVAIEGIFLDVDVSYQEQGRRVLLEAGDFESVAGFKLCQTCRSSLQRGTVPNLSTSNGFKYPSCPPDLPPLDPISERLISPRLPFMQIRRLRQAQGSYTIIGQVINVPVDVDEMVRVLPRQLEDDYAFNVSIKKHLIHKSNYLSGFVKKSVVKAWLKYLVTTPLYKREGISLCEDRLTAFGADQQSSSSQEMSMIELEVIEATNDVELFAGQQQTLLWNEDKCLEIAPAQNKRPMSIVYDENAEELSFPDIYLGYPRKFKAGVHVTPFMKATSELRRSDRRGAKPNHLLYMAMKILRLRVTEGLQHTYKCMGTANITRAQLSDKSFLENLMERNLSFMKSIPNSVQYWYRRKQDLFAMIRQLGKPTMFLTLSASETQWPLLLKQLHKLSNHYNGIDLTEPLRELNAYQRATLVNDDPTTCCLFFNKLVDVIMHILSSPRFSPFGSHYVIDFFKRIEFQHRGSPHAHIMLWLANDPRETVSEHMPATLQLIRTVCSISVGDLRETYGKQVHGHTRTCYKRNEKRCRFNIPYWPMNEERSLVPLTTDDSRRGRLRRRSAEMRESLETKSFDTLEEFLADFRCTPDEYLDVLRSSIQRPTIFLKRSMTELWTNPFNPWIAEKLRSNMDLQFILDVYSCACYLVDYVNKSNRGISGLHRELILLQEQYPDQDYTALLKKVSLKMLNSVEMCAQEAAWYLLRLPMSEASRKIEFLPTMWPHERTRTRKQHKQMDDEGIGEDSTDVWTKNIIQKYEERDGLDYVCLADFAANFTKCRNTNSYRARSSPRILRWCNYSMNELVEYKRESVLLFLPFRNELCDVLDGNKFLQLYNAHEADILRKRREYDCELNLEQTVEEYLRTCENEEAGEQENTATKKHEEFVQSIAMEPNDDDIEQLPTGTLRAVIRQRTNVMSKQDYCDMVRSTNAEQRDLILHVIDSLHSFTDSKPMQLFFTGPAGCGKTFTLRVLMETFNRFSQAHNSQKNAYVACASTGKAAVAIGGTTVHSAFRITMSRRSNSKLSFETLQLYRNAFTNVKAIIIDEVSMIGADVLNTIHARLQDITGNYDDPFGGINIIFCGDLRQLPPVNARPVYKACGNSFHGAVLWQSLDFFPLVTVMRQTDIKFSDILTKIGNGLRLTAEETELIEGRFRTAEWCKQNAPRAIRLYHRNVDVEQYNNEALNAHDAQDCIADDVFAGYKNADQLASSRIKLYKLSVVETGGMPYLLRLSVGMPYMITTNVDVEDGVVNGAIGELKYVEHVEDDSGRHIAKLWMKFESEAVGAALRIKSRPAVYSRPGILQSDWTPISKRSANIKLSGTIKCKRIQFPVVSACALTVHKSQGGTFSEIVYDYDKSQDQQLVYVGLSRVSSLQGLYLTNPTNAFKFHHAKGSNSPKMQDLRNELQRLGNHRLRTLGDELCEVITNSDPASTLISLNVQSLKAHAMDIATDRILASVDFLAFSETWLDDSFSVEVEGYSCVIQSKRTDTRAGGVAIYKKNKTSIMAIPYTIQQQAHAEDACGDICAAMVTKHPNHNLHLKTLAGMRRSKLATTITVVEMAQPKGVSKLNNFAEESMALNVNADEMFDHSPN, from the exons ATGTCTAAGCACATGCGAGACAAATACGTTGCGACGTGCAACAAAAGAAAGCGCGAAAAAGTGGTAGTGAACGCGGAAGAACCGCCAAGGAATGCAGTGTCCGATGCTGAACGCATGAGGCAGTATCGGCAACGGAAAAAGCTTGCGAGAGAGACTGATGTTTCTGGTTCCGGCACTGAAACGGATAGGAGTTCTCAGTTGGTCGCAGGTATCGATATCAATACGAATGCGGATAGAAGCGCTAACCACATCATGCGTGTGTCTGTCGCAATTGAGGGCATCTTTCTAGACGTGGATGTCAGTTATCAAG AGCAAGGAAGGAGAGTGCTGTTGGAGGCTGGAGACTTTGAGTCAGTTGCGGGATTCAAGTTATGCCAGACCTGTCGTAGCAGTTTGCAGCGAGGTACAGTACCAAATCTGTCCACGTCGAACGGATTCAAGTACCCAAGCTGTCCACCAGATCTTCCGCCCTTGGATCCGATTAGCGAAAGGCTGATTTCACCACGACTGCCGTTTATGCAGATTCGTCGTCTGCGCCAGGCACAAG GCAGTTACACCATCATTGGGCAGGTCATCAATGTTCCAGTAGATGTAGATGAGATGGTTCGGGTGCTTCCTCGTCAGCTTGAAGACGATTACGCTTTTAATGTATCAATTAAAAAACATCtaatacataaatcaaattacttGTCTGGATTCGTCAAGAAGTCGGTCGTGAAGGCTTGGCTTAAATATTTAGTCACCACACCATTATATAAACGGGAAGGAATATCTCTGTGCGAGGATCGACTAACAGCTTTTGGTGCGGACCAACAATCTAGTTCATCTCAAGAAATGAGTATGATAGAATTGGAGGTCATTGAAGCAACCAACGATGTCGAGTTGTTTGCTGGTCAGCAACAAACGCTGTTATGGAATGAAGATAAATGTCTGGAAATTGCTCCGGCTCAAAACAAGAGGCCGATGTCGATTGTTTACGATGAAAACGCTGAAGAGCTGTCTTTTCCAGATATCTATTTGGGATATCCAAGAAAATTCAAAGCTGGCGTTCACGTAACACCCTTCATGAAGGCCACCAGTGAGCTGAGACGGAGTGATAGACGTGGAGCCAAGCCGAATCACTTACTGTATATGGCTATGAAAATTCTCCGTCTTCGAGTTACTGAGGGATTGCAGCATACCTACAAATGTATGGGAACTGCAAACATAACGCGAGCCCAGCTGAGCGACAAAAGTTTCTTGGAGAATCTCATGGAACGAAATCTGTCGTTTATGAAATCGATTCCAAACTCAGTGCAGTATTGGTATCGACGTAAACAGGACCTTTTCGCCATGATTCGACAGCTGGGCAAGCCAACAATGTTTCTGACGCTAAGCGCGAGCGAAACTCAATGGCCACTATTGTTGAAACAGCTGCACAAGCTCTCAAATCATTATAACGGCATCGATTTAACAGAACCATTGCGTGAGTTGAATGCCTATCAGCGAGCGACACTGGTCAATGACGACCCAACCACTTGTTGTTTGTTCTTCAATAAACTCGTTGATGTCATAATGCATATTCTATCTTCACCTAGATTCAGTCCATTTGGCAGCCATTatgttattgattttttcaagCGCATTGAATTTCAACACCGCGGCAGTCCACATGCACACATCATGCTTTGGCTTGCAAATGATCCTCGTGAAACGGTTTCTGAGCATATGCCCGCCACCCTACAACTAATCAGAACAGTTTGTTCTATTAGTGTAGGGGATCTACGTGAAACGTATGGCAAACAGGTTCATGGGCACACGCGTACTTGCTATAAACGCAACGAGAAGCGGTGTCGATTCAACATACCATACTGGCCAATGAATGAAGAACGGTCATTGGTACCGCTAACAACTGATGACAGTCGCCGTGGACGATTACGCCGACGCTCCGCAGAGATGCGGGAATCACTGGAAACAAAATCATTTGACACTCTAGAGGAGTTTCTTGCAGATTTCAGATGTACTCCCGATGAATATCTCGATGTGCTCCGTTCTTCGATACAGCGCCCAACAATTTTCTTAAAGCGCTCAATGACGGAACTCTGGACAAACCCTTTCAATCCTTGGATTGCAGAGAAACTGCGTTCCAACATGGATCTGCAGTTTATCCTTGACGTGTACTCGTGTGCATGTTACTTGGTTGACTACGTCAACAAATCGAATCGGGGCATAAGTGGTTTACACCGCGAGCTCATCCTTTTGCAAGAGCAGTATCCTGATCAGGACTACACGGCATTACTGAAGAAGGTTAGTTTAAAAATGCTGAACTCTGTAGAGATGTGTGCCCAGGAAGCCGCATGGTACCTTCTTCGTCTACCAATGTCTGAGGCCAGCAGAAAAATAGAGTTTCTGCCAACGATGTGGCCTCACGAACGGACCAGGACCAGGAAGCAGCACAAGCAGATGGACGACGAGGGAATTGGAGAAGATTCTACTGACGTGTGGACAAAGAATATTATCCAGAAGTATGAAGAGCGCGACGGATTGGATTATGTTTGCTTGGCTGATTTTGCTGCTAACTTCACCAAGTGTAGAAATACAAACAGCTACAGAGCCCGAAGCTCACCGCGAATATTACGATGGTGCAATTATAGCATGAACGAACTTGTTGAGTACAAGCGCGAATCAGTCCTTCTATTCTTACCGTTTAGAAACGAATTATGCGATGTTCTCGATGGAAACAAGTTTCTTCAGCTGTATAATGCGCACGAGGCAGACATCCTGAGAAAAAGGAGAGAATACGACTGCGAATTGAACTTGGAACAAACTGTCGAGGAATATCTACGCACTTGTGAGAACGAAGAAGCTGGCGAACAGGAGAACACCGCAACTAAGAAACATGAAGAGTTTGTACAGTCGATTGCCATGGAACCAAACGATGATGACATTGAGCAATTACCAACTGGAACACTGAGAGCGGTTATAAGACAACGAACCAACGTCATGTCGAAGCAAGATTACTGCGATATGGTACGATCCACCAATGCGGAACAGCGCGACTTAATTTTGCACGTAATCGATTCGCTACACAGCTTCACCGATAGCAAACCAATGCAATTATTCTTCACTGGACCGGCTGGATGCGGTAAAACATTTACACTGCGAGTACTTATGGAGACCTTCAACCGCTTCAGTCAAGCTCATAACTCACAGAAGAATGCCTACGTAGCATGTGCTTCGACAGGAAAGGCAGCCGTTGCCATTGGAGGAACTACCGTGCATTCTGCATTTCGCATCACAATGTCACGCCGTAGTAATTCAAAGCTAAGCTTCGAAACACTCCAACTTTATCGCAACGCTTTCACCAATGTTAAAGCTATTATCATAGATGAGGTGAGCATGATTGGCGCAGATGTACTCAACACCATACACGCACGCCTTCAAGATATAACCGGAAACTACGATGATCCATTCGGTGGAATTAATATAATATTCTGCGGAGACTTACGGCAACTACCGCCAGTCAATGCAAGACCCGTCTACAAGGCATGTGGAAACTCATTCCACGGGGCTGTCCTGTGGCAATCGCTCGACTTTTTCCCGCTGGTAACAGTTATGCGTCAAACCGATATCAAATTTTCCGATATATTGACCAAGATCGGCAACGGTTTGCGATTAACCGCAGAAGAAACCGAATTGATCGAGGGTCGTTTTCGCACAGCCGAATGGTGCAAACAAAACGCACCAAGGGCAATTAGACTTTATCATCGGAACGTGGATGTAGAGCAATACAACAACGAAGCATTAAACGCACATGATGCACAAGACTGCATTGCCGACGATGTGTTTGCGGGATACAAAAATGCTGATCAGCTCGCTAGTTCTCGTATTAAGCTTTACAAGCTGAGCGTCGTGGAAACAGGAGGCATGCCGTATTTGCTACGCCTTTCAGTTGGTATGCCTTATATGATAACTACCAATGTCGACGTTGAAGATGGCGTAGTAAATGGCGCTATCGGTGAGCTGAAATACGTTGAACATGTTGAGGATGACTCCGGACGACATATTGCCAAGCTGTGGATGAAGTTCGAGAGCGAAGCTGTTGGAGCTGCTTTGAGGATCAAGTCAAGACCAGCCGTTTATTCTAGACCCGGTATCCTGCAATCTGATTGGACTCCTATTTCGAAGCGATCTGCGAATATCAAACTGAGCGGCACCATCAAATGCAAGCGTATCCAGTTTCCAGTCGTGAGTGCATGTGCTCTGACTGTACACAAGTCACAGGGCGGCACATTCTCTGAGATTGTATATGACTACGACAAGAGCCAGGACCAGCAGCTGGTATACGTTGGTTTGTCGCGTGTTTCATCGCTTCAGGGTCTTTACCTGACTAATCCCACCAATGCCTTCAAGTTTCATCACGCTAAGGGTTCTAATTCACCGAAAATGCAAGACCTGCGAAATGAGCTGCAACGATTAGGCAATCATCGTTTGCGTACACTTGGTGATGAATTATGCGAGGTTATAACGAATAGTGATCCTGCTAGTACGTTGATAAGTCTCAATGTACAAAGTTTGAAGGCCCACGCAATGGATATCGCTACAGATAGGATTTTAGCTAGCGTAGACTTCCTCGCCTTTAGTGAAACCTGGCTAGACGATTCTTTTTCAGTCGAGGTAGAAGGCTACAGTTGCGTCATCCAATCGAAGCGTACCGATACGAGAGCTGGTGGAGTAGCCATATACAAGAAGAACAAGACATCCATAATGGCTATTCCTTATACCATCCAACAACAAGCACACGCCGAGGACGCTTGCGGTGACATTTGTGCAGCAATGGTGACG AAGCACCCGAACCATAATCTGCATCTTAAAACCCTCGCTGGAATGAGACGAT